The following proteins come from a genomic window of Synechococcus sp. BIOS-E4-1:
- a CDS encoding histidine phosphatase family protein — protein sequence MPRRIILLRHGEKANSHALCGIGLRRAIALRQHYLGQNATDQSLLEGQAPAAIFAITLHTLETAGQTAVSWALPIKTYAAMPGENGMTKISEKNSATRAAAADVLGNPRWHDRIVLMFWEHHHIASPRLERLYSAQKVTLRQLLNLDQLEGVPEKWNDNYDYFWIIDYDPNDSEAPSRFQMVKQVYPSPFNKLPHNEWGEDLPKDYPSTCMR from the coding sequence GTGCCTCGTCGGATTATTCTTCTGCGTCATGGCGAAAAGGCAAATTCTCATGCGCTTTGTGGGATTGGGTTGAGACGGGCGATTGCGTTACGCCAACATTATCTTGGCCAGAACGCGACGGATCAGTCACTGCTTGAAGGTCAGGCACCTGCTGCAATTTTTGCGATCACTCTGCATACGCTTGAAACGGCAGGTCAGACTGCTGTCAGCTGGGCGCTGCCAATCAAGACTTATGCAGCAATGCCTGGTGAAAATGGCATGACAAAAATTTCAGAAAAAAACAGTGCTACTCGGGCAGCTGCAGCAGATGTACTCGGAAATCCCAGATGGCACGACCGTATTGTTTTGATGTTCTGGGAACACCACCACATCGCTAGCCCAAGATTAGAGCGGCTGTATTCAGCTCAGAAAGTCACTCTTCGTCAGCTGCTGAATCTTGACCAATTAGAGGGAGTTCCAGAGAAATGGAATGACAACTATGATTATTTTTGGATCATTGATTACGATCCGAATGATTCGGAAGCTCCCAGTCGTTTTCAAATGGTCAAGCAGGTTTACCCTTCACCATTTAATAAACTTCCTCATAACGAATGGGGGGAAGACTTACCGAAGGACTACCCCTCGACTTGTATGCGCTGA
- a CDS encoding response regulator transcription factor — MLINPNELPLKQAANQCQALLSNKRVLVCSKNRLTLAALCLCTPILQSLIGGATTEDEGLDLQLKFNPDILITSEDLEKGYGIRLVERVKQHNPKITTLIFLGRETTDVVHEAMDAGADGVMFVSSVGSGNGDFIKALTTTNDGGVYYPKSVRAAATAKVKQPPELIDPLSEREREVLRCIIQGMKNSEIAESLFLSSETIKSHVSTTIQKLGVRDRTQAAVFALTHGLVDADL, encoded by the coding sequence GTGCTCATCAACCCAAACGAACTTCCTCTCAAGCAAGCCGCAAATCAATGCCAAGCGCTGCTGAGCAACAAAAGAGTATTGGTCTGTAGCAAAAACCGATTGACCTTAGCTGCATTATGTCTTTGCACACCAATTCTCCAATCACTGATTGGAGGGGCAACGACTGAAGATGAAGGCTTAGATTTGCAGCTTAAATTTAATCCAGACATCTTGATCACAAGCGAAGATCTTGAAAAAGGCTATGGAATTCGTCTTGTGGAAAGGGTTAAACAACACAATCCAAAGATCACAACGCTTATTTTTCTAGGGCGAGAAACAACCGACGTTGTTCATGAAGCCATGGATGCTGGAGCAGACGGGGTCATGTTCGTCTCATCGGTAGGATCGGGAAACGGAGACTTCATTAAGGCACTCACTACAACTAACGATGGTGGTGTGTACTACCCAAAATCAGTTCGTGCTGCAGCTACGGCCAAGGTCAAACAACCACCTGAGCTCATTGATCCACTATCTGAACGGGAGCGTGAGGTTCTTCGCTGCATTATTCAGGGAATGAAAAATTCAGAAATTGCAGAATCATTATTCCTTTCTTCAGAAACGATCAAAAGCCACGTCAGCACAACAATCCAAAAACTAGGGGTTAGAGACAGAACTCAAGCTGCTGTGTTTGCTCTCACTCATGGTTTGGTCGACGCCGATCTTTAG